One part of the Dermacentor andersoni chromosome 2, qqDerAnde1_hic_scaffold, whole genome shotgun sequence genome encodes these proteins:
- the LOC140216172 gene encoding uncharacterized protein: MQSEETTFSLRSGFHREQLAPCLLYCAGASRAFARRGPPLACRCRHNIFWRRGWDSRSGSDRSPGKPTSFAHLEAAGGGDWTDARRASALVSALGREGQRKYFADEEQEAARQLTSAASASSEAARQSTGAASTSSDAVPPASEFPRLLERLDRLFAASTNVLAERHEFTSRKQFDGEGFLEFVTALKEKAVQCNFGTTYGERVRDQIIHGVANVSVREKLLAHGETLSLDKAEEIGRSLEALHRANRAFGSENVRRIEASQLGVPSTGQDGRLLPGSRQDGRRSPGGHEDDPLLPGSRRDDRLLPRSRRDDRLLPRSRRDDRLLPRGRRDDRLLPGSRQEGRHFAHGSSGNRGACDRCGSTKHIATYRNCPARNRRCNAWHTLGHFASVCRKTRTVQHVSSAETLSSTSAGQPSASVLTVSAFETKKHLEVPVVVNGVSMRLPVDTGASVSLMTTEDFEKHFGRQHRLSQTVDLKNFSKQRIDIQGLFQATVQFFQRSCSVTFHVTTTGTSLLGLDAIQRLGIQIDGTSLTCRLPSLPSVQSPTGVPPDFDHLSSDELGLVNNFVHRIHRQQDAKPASSKLGRLPLALRDQATSIQKMMGYSRLSKEMNVFMLQQL; this comes from the exons ATGCAGTCTGAAGAAACAACTTTCAG tcttcgttccggttttcatcgggagcagttagctccgtgtctcctttactgcgccggcgctagccgcgcgttcgcccgtcggggccccccgcttgcctgccgctgccgacacaacatcttttggcgacgaggatgggattcccgcagcggttccgaccgaagccccgggaaaccaacgagcttc gcccacctcgaagcggccggcggtggcgactggacggacgcgcgacgagcgtccgcgctcgtcagcgctctcgggcgtgagggacaacggaagtactttgcagacgaggagcaggaagcagcaaggcagttaaccagcgcagcgtcagcttcaagcgaagcagcaaggcagtcaaccggcgcagcgtcaacgtcaagtgatgcggtcccgccagcgtcagagtttccgagactcttggagcggcttgaccggctgttcgccgcgtcaacaaatgtcctggcggaacggcacgaattcaccagtcggaagcagttcgacggagaaggattcctggaattcgtgaccgcattgaaggagaaggcggtacagtgcaacttcggcacaacctatggcgagcgcgtccgagaccaaatcatacatggggtagcgaacgtcagcgttcgcgaaaagttgctggctcatggcgaaaccctgtccctggacaaggcagaagaaattggacgctcgttagaagccttgcatcgagcgaaccgcgcgttcggctccgaaaatgtacgaagaatcgaggcatctcaacttggcgttccgtcgacgggccaagatggccgacttcttccggggagccgccaagatggccgacgtagtccgggaggccatgaagacgacccacttcttccgggaagccgccgagacgaccgacttcttccgagaagccgccgagacgaccgacttcttccgagaagccgccgagacgaccgacttcttccgagaggccgccgagacgaccgacttcttccgggaagccgccaagagggccgacatttcgcacatggctcctccgggaaccgtggtgcatgcgatcggtgtggcagcacgaagcatattgcaacgtacaggaattgtccagcaaggaatcggcggtgcaacgcctggcacacgttgggccattttgcatcagtatgccgaaaaacccgtactgttcaacacgtctcttccgcagagacgctgtcttcaacttccgcagggcagccgtccgcgtctgtcttgacggtaagcgcttttgaaactaaaaaacatttggaagttccagtcgtagtgaacggcgtctccatgcgactgccggtggatacgggagcgtctgtctcattgatgacgaCCGAAGATTTTgaaaagcactttggtcgacagcacagactgtcacaaacagtggacttgaaaaatttctccaagcaacgtatcgacattcaaggcctgtttcaagccactgtccagtttttccaaaggtcatgctccgtcacgttccacgtaacgactacaggaacatcactgctgggtttagacgccatccaacgcttgggcatacagatcgacggtacgtcgctgacatgtcgtctaccatcgcttccttcggtacagagccccacaggtgtgcctccggattttgatcacctttccagtgacgaattgggtctcgtcaacaactttgtgcaccgaattcatcggcagcaagatgcgaaaccagcaTCTTCAAAGTTGGGCCGACtgcccctggctctccgtgaccag GCTACTTCCATACAAAAAATGATGGGTTACTCGAGGCTAAGCAAAGAAATGAATGTGTTCATGCTGCAACAACTGTGA